The Gopherus flavomarginatus isolate rGopFla2 chromosome 25, rGopFla2.mat.asm, whole genome shotgun sequence genome has a segment encoding these proteins:
- the DBF4B gene encoding protein DBF4 homolog B isoform X4, whose product MIPSRSLPDLNYYDCMALVKFLSVGPGVLKVGRLKPPFLKIEDQSRKFRPFHRQFKSFPDLNFLAPNRSSPFEPLKTPSSSCRVRHNTRTGAANRVLQGSSPGEGGAHTPSVGAPEGCLTHSEREGSPQSGPATVPKRRKGFCECCQETFGELQMHLQSPRHRRFALDASQYAAVDHVIAQLTNDFAEIPAWSSPPRVPCSPVADDQFCGSQAKAVEGLGAPAAELGRKHQLARKDKAELRLSAVAVLGGECSMGPEEMPNEKLSKLPPAPELPAGHPLLGLWAEMLRTRPSASTGPAGGAHAWCRNTDQSAIGSSPHCTVVLATAPDLSPWTQASGGLTGEATACSLELVPQDTLEPSSHPLGTSPCSRKRKLSDSPHLRLEKKPRIRLSSDPLPLEKQTGSESCSSVHQGVGLAVEGTAGTTPSGAPGAELLLPSSRLCTFPASVTLQDSARVLPEPPKPVPMAIDNTEATLASTATQQDWGRGTPGLQEGQPTEKAPERPCCGAGSGLELQSPAWDKASCSAAQPALPQLPVPQARRLSCTEVADRALPKPPNSTELGESILQPAPCSTHTGPDLGPSPSSSESDWDIQLLCSLDTVQGTRNRPVDLELLQRTCVNVRDSGYESHLYSVLKQKSELDWAGRDDQSCRNCRAETEGAPFAVFEACLGSWTS is encoded by the exons GAAATTCCGGCCCTTCCATCGCCAATTCAAGAGCTTTCCTGACCTGAACTTCCTGGCACCAAACAGATCCAGCCCATTTGAGCCTCTGAAAACCCCATCAAGCTCCTGCAGAGTCAG acataacacaagaacaggggctgctaacagagttttgcaagggagttctccaggtgaaggaggagcacatacaccatctgtggg AGCCCCCGAGGGCTGTCTGACGCACAGCGAGAGAGAGGGGAGCCCCCAGTCCGGCCCAGCCACCGTGCCCAAGAGGAGGAAGGGGTTTTGTGAATGCTGCCAGGAGACCTTCGGGGAGCTGCAGATG CACCTCCAGAGCCCCCGGCACAGGCGGTTTGCGCTGGACGCCTCTCAGTATGCAGCTGTGGATCACGTCATCGCCCAGCTCACCAACGACTTTGCTGAGATCCCAGCCTGGTCCTCGCCCCCCag GGTGCCCTGCTCTCCTGTGGCCGATGACCAATTTTGTGGCTCTCAAGCAAAGGCTGTGGAAGGCCTGGGCGcaccagctgcagagctgggacgGAAGCACCAGCTGGCCAGGAAAGACAAAGCAGAGCTGCGTCTCAGTGCAGTGGCTGTGCTGGGTGGGGAATGCTCTATGGGTCCAGAGGAGATGCCAAACGAGAAGCTCAGCAAACTCCCTCCTGCTCCAGAATTGCCAGCtgggcaccccctgctggggctATGGGCTGAGATGCTGCGAACCAGGCCATCTGCTAGCACAGGGCCAGCTGGGGGGGCCCATGCTTGGTGTCGGAACACAGACCAGTCTGCCATTGGCAGCAGCCCCCACTGCACTGTTGTCTTGGCTACTGCTCCTGATCTCAGCCCGTGGACCCAAGCCAGCGGTGGATTGACTGGAGAGGCAACTGCTTGCTCCCTTGAACTTGTTCCCCAGGATACGCTCGAGCCCTCGAGTCACCCCCTGGGAACATCTCCCTGCTCCAGGAAACGCAAACTCTCTGACAGCCCTCACCTGCGGCTGGAAAAGAAGCCGAGGATACGGCTGAGCAGCGACCCTCTGCCTCTGGAGAAGCAGACAGGCTCGGAGAGCTGCAGCTCAGTTcatcagggtgtggggctggctgtggaggGGACTGCTGGCACTACTCCATCTGGTGCTCCAGGAGCAGAGCTCTTGCTGCCTTCCAGCAGGCTCTGCACCTTCCCTGCCTCAGTGACGCTTCAGGACAGTGCCCGTGTGCTGCCAGAGCCTCCCAAACCTGTTCCCATGGCTATAGACAACACCGAGGCTACCCTGGCAAGCACAGCCACTCAGCAGGACTGGGGGAGAGGGACTCCAGGCCTGCAAGAGGGGCAGCCTACAGAGAAGGCCCCGGAGCGTccctgctgtggggctggctctggcctTGAGTTGCAATCACCTGCCTGGGACAAGGCCAGCTGTTCTGCAGCCCAGCCGGCCCTCCCACAGCTGCCAGTCCCCCAGGCCAGGCGCTTGAGCTGTACTGAGGTAGCTGACCGTGCACTGCCCAAGCCACCTAACAGCACAGAGCTGGGCGAAAGCATCCTCCAACCTGCCCCTTGCAGCACGCACACTGGCCCAGATCTGGGGCCATCACCCTCTTCTTCCGAGTCCGACTGGGACATCCAGCTGCTCTGCTCACTGGACacagtgcagggcaccaggaaccGGCCGGTAGACCTGGAGCTGCTCCAGAGGACCTGTGTCAACGTCCGAGACAGCGGCTACGAGTCCCATCTCTACTCGGTCCTGAAGCAGAAGTCTGAGCTGGACTGGGCAGGCAGAGATGACCAGAGCTGTCGGAACTGTCGCGCGGAAACGGAAGGAGCCCCTTTCGCTGTGTTTGAGGCCTGCCTGGGCAGCTGGACCAGCTAG